One Elephas maximus indicus isolate mEleMax1 chromosome 18, mEleMax1 primary haplotype, whole genome shotgun sequence genomic region harbors:
- the LOC126061752 gene encoding keratin-associated protein 15-1 has translation MSYNCSSGNFSTHSLGGYQVPIYDAFYSSNVVHTPSTCQVGSSNYNYSQENFYGPTSFQTPGFVGRSFQTSCYHPGYFILCSPCQTNFPESLGFGNIGLGSLGYGNTGFQSLDCGSNSGCPTYFSSRSHQLTCNQPAFVSHFFGSAY, from the coding sequence atgtcctacaACTGCAGCTCTGGAAATTTCTCCACCCACTCTCTTGGAGGTTACCAAGTTCCCATCTATGATGCTTTCTACTCCAGCAATGTAGTCCACACTCCCAGCACCTGCCAGGTGGGATCTTCTAATTATAATTACTCTCAGGAGAACTTCTATGGGCCCACCAGCTTCCAGACACCCGGTTTTGTGGGCAGATCCTTCCAGACATCCTGCTATCACCCAGGATATTTCATCCTCTGCAGTCCCTGCCAGACAAATTTCCCTGAATCTCTGGGGTTTGGAAATATTGGCCTTGGCTCTTTGGGCTATGGAAACACTGGCTTCCAATCTCTGGACTGTGGGTCCAACTCTGGATGCCCAACTTATTTTTCTTCTAGGAGCCACCAGCTAACTTGTAATCAACCAGCCTTTGTATCTCACTTTTTTGGATCAGCTTACTGA
- the LOC126061614 gene encoding keratin-associated protein 13-1-like, which produces MTYSCCSGNFSTRSLRGSLCYPGSSCGSSFPSHLVYSTGLCSPSTCQLGSSVYRGCQKTCCKPRSYERSCVMSSPCQTPSYHPRTSTLCSPCQTTYTTSLGFGSRSCHSLGYASRSCYSLGCRSSGFRPLGYGFPSLGYGSRFCHPTYSISRSCQSSYYRPICGFGFYQSPC; this is translated from the coding sequence ATGACTTACAGCTGCTGCTCTGGAAACTTCTCTACCCGCTCCCTGCGGGGTTCCCTGTGCTACCCAGGCTCCTCCTGTGGCTCTTCCTTCCCCAGCCACCTGGTCTACAGCACTGGCCTCTGCTCTCCCAGCACCTGCCAGCTGGGCTCCTCTGTCTACAGGGGCTGTCAGAAGACCTGCTGTAAGCCCAGAAGCTACGAGCGCTCCTGTGTGATGTCCAGCCCCTGCCAGACGCCCTCCTACCACCCAAGGACCTCCACACTCTGCAGTCCCTGCCAGACAACTTATACTACGTCCCTGGGCTTTGGCTCCAGAAGCTGCCACTCTCTGGGCTATGCATCTAGAAGCTGCTACTCATTGGGTTGTAGATCCAGTGGCTTCAGACCCCTGGGTTATGGCTTCCCTTCCCTGGGCTATGGATCCAGATTCTGCCACCCAACTTACTCGATCTCTAGGAGCTGCCAGTCTTCTTACTACAGACCAATCTGTGGATTTGGCTTCTACCAGTCACCTTGTTAA